The Amycolatopsis mongoliensis genome includes a window with the following:
- a CDS encoding archease — MTERRPSGHRAVAHTADLRVEAWATTRERCIAEAVAGMVASFAEPSGTEPHRVVEQDVRADGDADLLAAVLDDVIYRLDTAGEIPVHTDIQAAPGRLRARFTMIDAAAATPVGSVPKAVSLHELRCAPGPDGWSCSVTIDV; from the coding sequence ATGACCGAAAGACGCCCGTCCGGCCACCGGGCCGTGGCCCACACGGCCGACTTGCGCGTCGAGGCGTGGGCAACGACCCGCGAGCGCTGCATCGCCGAGGCCGTCGCCGGCATGGTGGCAAGCTTCGCGGAACCGTCCGGCACCGAGCCGCACCGTGTCGTCGAACAAGACGTGCGCGCGGACGGCGACGCGGATCTCCTCGCCGCCGTGCTCGACGACGTCATCTACCGGCTCGACACCGCCGGCGAGATCCCGGTCCACACCGACATCCAGGCGGCCCCCGGCAGGCTGCGCGCCCGGTTCACCATGATCGACGCCGCGGCCGCGACCCCCGTCGGTTCCGTCCCGAAGGCGGTGTCGCTGCACGAACTGCGCTGCGCACCCGGCCCGGACGGTTGGTCGTGCTCGGTCACCATCGACGTGTGA
- a CDS encoding Hsp20/alpha crystallin family protein, giving the protein MAESSGSNDAGFRRRPEPRWAFPRPGRGRLPGPSAREPAVDLYRVVAVVVVVLGHWLAASVTYTGGRFADENVLAALPWTRWLTWVFQVIPVFFLVAGYGGAASWTRWPGGWADWLRHRLTGVAGPVTAYVVAMLVAAEILRWCGASGAQLAYGAWAVALHLWFLPVYLVLVLLTPAAAALQRRWAAAPVLPAVAVVLVDALSLTGLVPVLGWANYLLGWGAVFQLGIAWHAGVFSGRRPLVLAGGALGVLAVLVWLGPYPVSMVGVPGEAVRNTSPPNAALLAFAAVQAGLLVSAAPAVTARIRRRSARANASVLAVYLWHMVPVVVVALVGYPPGLFPQPHAGSPGWWAFRVPWLLLLAVVMAAGLALLAAARRVTARWWPVVGVRRWAGPVLLVGVGVMAFALFRFAVHGFAPDGRFPAGTALLYLAGVGLVGIGSLPARGGTAAERPLVTSIGAERLRRLRTSGGFVERSSDRGKENEVASLIPRTKVKLPAVSDWFDLAWPFGERYPVRIEETAADGKYTVRAELPGFDPEKGVHVSAGAGSLTISAEREATSERKGRSEFRYGSFSRTVSLPEGAETAKIAATYANGILEVTVPYEERETGEQVEVPITKN; this is encoded by the coding sequence ATGGCGGAGTCGTCCGGGTCGAACGACGCCGGGTTCCGGCGGCGGCCGGAGCCTCGGTGGGCGTTCCCGCGGCCCGGACGAGGGCGCCTGCCCGGGCCGTCGGCGCGCGAGCCGGCTGTCGATCTCTACCGGGTCGTCGCGGTGGTCGTGGTGGTGCTCGGGCACTGGCTGGCGGCGTCGGTGACCTACACCGGCGGGCGGTTCGCCGACGAGAACGTGCTCGCCGCGCTGCCCTGGACGCGGTGGCTGACGTGGGTGTTCCAGGTGATCCCGGTGTTCTTCCTGGTCGCCGGGTACGGCGGTGCCGCGTCCTGGACGAGGTGGCCCGGCGGCTGGGCGGACTGGTTGCGGCACCGCCTGACCGGCGTGGCCGGGCCGGTGACCGCGTACGTCGTGGCGATGCTCGTGGCGGCCGAGATCCTTCGCTGGTGCGGAGCGAGCGGCGCGCAGCTGGCCTACGGTGCCTGGGCGGTCGCGTTGCACCTGTGGTTCCTGCCGGTGTACCTGGTGCTCGTGCTGCTCACGCCGGCGGCGGCGGCGCTGCAGCGACGCTGGGCAGCCGCGCCCGTCCTGCCCGCCGTGGCGGTGGTACTCGTCGACGCGCTTTCGCTGACCGGCCTGGTTCCCGTGCTCGGCTGGGCGAACTACCTCCTGGGCTGGGGCGCGGTGTTCCAGCTCGGCATCGCCTGGCACGCCGGGGTCTTCTCCGGCAGGCGGCCGCTCGTGCTGGCCGGGGGTGCACTGGGTGTCCTGGCGGTCCTGGTGTGGCTGGGTCCGTATCCGGTCAGCATGGTCGGGGTGCCGGGGGAGGCGGTGCGGAACACGTCGCCGCCGAATGCGGCTTTGCTGGCTTTTGCCGCGGTACAGGCCGGGTTGCTGGTGAGCGCCGCTCCGGCGGTGACCGCGCGGATCCGCCGTCGCTCGGCGCGGGCGAACGCGTCCGTACTGGCGGTGTACCTGTGGCACATGGTGCCGGTGGTCGTCGTCGCGCTCGTCGGCTACCCCCCAGGCCTGTTCCCGCAACCGCACGCCGGCTCGCCCGGCTGGTGGGCGTTCCGGGTGCCGTGGCTGCTGCTGCTCGCGGTCGTCATGGCCGCCGGCCTGGCGTTGCTCGCCGCCGCCCGGAGAGTGACCGCGCGGTGGTGGCCGGTTGTCGGCGTCCGGCGGTGGGCGGGGCCGGTTCTCCTCGTCGGCGTCGGCGTGATGGCGTTCGCGTTGTTCCGGTTCGCCGTGCACGGCTTCGCACCCGACGGCCGGTTCCCGGCAGGCACGGCCCTGCTCTACCTCGCCGGCGTCGGCCTGGTCGGAATCGGCTCGTTGCCGGCGCGGGGTGGAACGGCGGCAGAAAGGCCTTTGGTCACTTCGATCGGGGCAGAACGGCTGCGGCGGCTCCGGACGAGCGGCGGTTTCGTGGAGCGGAGCAGCGATCGAGGGAAGGAGAACGAGGTGGCCTCACTCATTCCACGGACCAAGGTGAAGCTCCCCGCCGTGAGCGACTGGTTCGACCTGGCCTGGCCGTTCGGCGAGCGCTACCCGGTCCGGATCGAGGAAACCGCGGCGGACGGGAAGTACACGGTCCGGGCGGAGTTGCCCGGGTTCGACCCGGAGAAGGGCGTCCACGTGTCGGCCGGGGCCGGGTCGTTGACCATTTCGGCCGAGCGGGAGGCGACGTCCGAGCGGAAGGGCCGCAGCGAGTTCCGCTACGGCTCGTTCAGCCGCACCGTGTCGCTGCCCGAAGGCGCGGAGACCGCGAAGATCGCCGCCACCTATGCCAACGGGATCCTCGAAGTGACGGTGCCGTACGAGGAGCGCGAGACGGGCGAGCAGGTCGAGGTCCCGATCACGAAGAACTGA
- a CDS encoding Acg family FMN-binding oxidoreductase codes for MLEIPDAATINTAVTVALRAPSAHNAQPWRWRTGYSRLHLFADPDRWLPRVDPDGRDLVLGCGTALHHLRLGFATLGWAAEVDRLPEAGNPDHLAVVSLHRNEPSEVDIVLAAAIPHRRADRRRHSAWPVPGEYVQSLARAAVREGAELHVVTGSARHYLTAAIAEAARRHPGTHAVYTGPALRTAYRLRPKGDTARAGGSARTRSATMGHLTARPGNRRENTETVLLVLSTAGDDRLSRLRAGEATSVVLLKATAFGLSSCPLTEPLQLPGVRQTVKKLVTGGSVPQVVLRIGWAAANAEPLAAPPRRRLGDVLQPLEAPPKYHHHPIT; via the coding sequence ATGCTGGAAATCCCTGACGCCGCGACGATCAACACGGCGGTGACCGTCGCACTCCGCGCTCCCTCGGCCCACAATGCGCAGCCCTGGCGCTGGCGGACCGGGTACAGTCGGCTGCACCTTTTCGCCGATCCGGACCGTTGGCTGCCGCGCGTCGATCCCGACGGGCGTGACCTGGTATTGGGCTGTGGGACGGCGCTGCACCACCTACGGCTGGGCTTCGCGACGCTCGGATGGGCCGCCGAGGTGGACCGGCTACCCGAGGCCGGAAACCCCGATCACCTCGCGGTCGTGAGCCTGCACCGGAACGAACCGTCCGAGGTGGACATCGTCCTGGCGGCTGCGATCCCGCACCGACGCGCCGACCGACGACGCCACAGCGCTTGGCCCGTTCCCGGCGAGTACGTCCAATCGCTCGCGCGGGCAGCGGTGAGGGAGGGCGCCGAGCTGCACGTGGTCACCGGCTCGGCCCGGCACTACCTCACGGCTGCGATCGCCGAGGCCGCCCGGCGGCATCCCGGTACGCACGCCGTCTACACCGGGCCGGCCCTCAGAACCGCATATCGGCTCCGCCCCAAGGGCGACACCGCTCGCGCCGGCGGCTCGGCGCGAACCCGATCGGCGACCATGGGCCACCTCACGGCGAGGCCCGGTAACCGCCGGGAAAACACGGAAACGGTGCTGCTGGTGCTGAGCACCGCCGGCGACGACCGCTTGTCCCGCCTGCGCGCGGGCGAAGCGACGAGCGTAGTACTGCTGAAAGCGACCGCGTTCGGGCTGTCCTCCTGCCCGCTCACCGAACCGCTGCAGCTCCCCGGCGTCCGCCAGACCGTCAAGAAGCTCGTCACGGGCGGTTCCGTCCCCCAGGTCGTCCTGCGCATCGGATGGGCGGCCGCCAACGCCGAGCCCCTGGCCGCACCTCCGCGGCGCAGGCTGGGTGACGTCCTGCAACCGCTCGAAGCACCGCCGAAGTACCACCATCACCCCATCACCTGA
- a CDS encoding NUDIX hydrolase has protein sequence MAESAYPVSIKGVLIREDRVLLVHNERDEWELPGGRIEVGETPEQCVAREIAEETGLPVEVAEILDAWVYHIVVARKDVFIVTYGCTTTSTAVPVLSHEHSRVAEFAEHEIPGLRMPDGYKRSIATWFDRLRASVTAG, from the coding sequence GTGGCGGAGTCCGCGTATCCCGTGTCGATCAAGGGCGTGCTGATCCGGGAAGACCGGGTGTTGCTGGTGCACAACGAGCGCGACGAATGGGAGCTGCCGGGCGGCCGGATCGAGGTTGGCGAGACTCCCGAACAGTGCGTCGCGCGGGAAATCGCCGAGGAAACCGGCTTGCCGGTCGAGGTGGCCGAGATCCTCGACGCCTGGGTGTACCACATCGTCGTGGCCCGCAAGGACGTGTTCATCGTGACGTACGGCTGCACCACCACCTCGACCGCGGTTCCGGTCCTCAGCCACGAGCACAGCCGGGTCGCCGAGTTCGCCGAGCACGAGATCCCCGGGCTGCGCATGCCGGACGGGTACAAGCGCTCGATCGCCACCTGGTTCGACCGGCTCCGTGCTTCGGTGACGGCGGGGTAA
- a CDS encoding GyrI-like domain-containing protein, whose translation MTFPAEPEIATIGAATFLSVTGAGLPGTDEFYARKATLVAAAERLGHDGLVEGLYWFDPGHGDVGIAGFYWTVPLEHLRWRLIVRVPDDTELPADLAAPGLSLFPYAEGKVVQVTHHGPFAGEDETMARLGAFADSQGLRRNGPHHEIYFDYFDRSTSQENFRTILRDPVA comes from the coding sequence ATGACCTTCCCCGCCGAGCCCGAGATCGCGACCATCGGCGCCGCGACCTTCCTGTCGGTGACCGGTGCCGGGCTGCCCGGCACCGACGAGTTCTACGCCCGCAAAGCGACACTCGTCGCGGCGGCCGAGCGGCTCGGCCACGACGGCCTGGTCGAAGGCCTCTACTGGTTCGACCCCGGACACGGCGACGTCGGCATCGCCGGGTTCTACTGGACCGTGCCGCTGGAGCACCTGCGCTGGCGGCTGATCGTCCGCGTACCTGACGACACCGAGCTTCCCGCCGACCTCGCTGCGCCGGGACTGTCCCTCTTCCCTTACGCCGAAGGCAAAGTCGTCCAGGTCACCCACCACGGCCCGTTCGCCGGCGAAGACGAGACGATGGCCCGGCTCGGTGCCTTCGCCGACTCCCAGGGCCTGCGCCGCAACGGGCCGCACCACGAGATCTACTTCGACTACTTCGACCGGAGCACGTCACAGGAGAACTTCCGAACCATCCTGCGGGATCCCGTCGCCTGA
- a CDS encoding saccharopine dehydrogenase family protein, translating into MHGRLLVYGATGYTGQLVARRAVETGLDVVVAGRDPRRVTELAAELGVEARTFEASDARDALEDIDCVLNVAGPFRHTARPLLEACLAAGAHYLDTTAEFDTFTLAESLDSRATQAGVMLMSGTGWDVVPSDCLALHTARRTAEPEKLTIALRVTGGFSRGSLASSAGIEDLGILVRRSGELVRLETTAPRTFDFGNGPEKCVPVPMGDLITAPHSTGLGDVEVYLGTDDGFPATTGDGPTAEERAQGRYFALAEVTGHDGRVARSLVTTPTGYTFTQHSSVEIARRVLDGRFTAGYQTPASAYGPELATAIAGTTFTDL; encoded by the coding sequence GTGCACGGACGTCTTCTCGTCTACGGCGCCACCGGCTACACCGGACAGCTCGTCGCCCGGCGAGCCGTCGAAACCGGCCTCGACGTCGTCGTGGCCGGCCGCGATCCGCGCCGCGTCACCGAACTCGCGGCCGAACTCGGCGTCGAAGCCCGCACGTTCGAGGCCAGCGACGCCCGTGACGCGCTCGAGGACATCGACTGCGTCCTGAACGTCGCCGGCCCGTTCCGGCACACCGCCCGCCCGCTGCTGGAAGCCTGCCTCGCGGCCGGCGCCCACTACCTCGACACCACCGCGGAGTTCGACACCTTCACCCTCGCCGAGTCGCTGGACTCCCGGGCCACTCAGGCCGGGGTCATGCTGATGTCCGGCACCGGCTGGGACGTGGTGCCCAGCGACTGCCTCGCCCTGCACACCGCCCGCAGGACTGCTGAGCCCGAGAAGCTCACGATCGCGCTGCGCGTGACCGGCGGCTTCTCCCGCGGTTCGCTCGCCAGCTCGGCCGGCATCGAGGACCTCGGCATCCTCGTCCGCCGCTCCGGCGAGCTCGTCCGCCTCGAGACGACCGCACCCCGGACCTTCGACTTCGGCAACGGCCCGGAGAAGTGCGTTCCGGTGCCGATGGGCGACCTGATCACCGCCCCGCACTCCACCGGTCTCGGCGACGTCGAGGTCTACCTCGGCACCGACGACGGATTTCCCGCCACCACCGGCGACGGACCCACCGCCGAGGAGCGCGCACAGGGCCGCTACTTCGCACTGGCCGAAGTGACCGGCCACGACGGCCGCGTCGCCCGCTCGCTGGTCACCACCCCCACCGGCTACACGTTCACCCAGCACAGCTCGGTCGAAATCGCCCGCCGGGTCCTCGACGGCCGGTTCACCGCCGGCTACCAGACCCCGGCGTCGGCCTACGGGCCCGAGCTGGCAACCGCCATCGCCGGCACCACCTTCACCGACCTCTGA
- a CDS encoding nucleoside triphosphate pyrophosphohydrolase family protein — MSLEEADARALQVRALYEQLENRLLGRTWTLPELALGFTNDAAYVGRLVLAAERTWDIDGDVDAELRHKLAECLWWVFVLGDRLGVDVPAAYESTMDKIGGGLERAVRGKSS; from the coding sequence ATGAGTCTCGAAGAAGCCGACGCACGCGCGCTGCAGGTGCGCGCGCTGTACGAACAGCTCGAGAACCGGCTGCTGGGCCGCACCTGGACCCTGCCCGAGCTGGCGCTCGGGTTCACCAACGACGCCGCCTACGTCGGCCGCCTGGTGCTCGCGGCCGAGCGCACGTGGGACATCGACGGCGACGTCGACGCCGAGCTGCGGCACAAGCTCGCCGAATGCCTGTGGTGGGTGTTCGTCCTCGGCGACCGCCTCGGCGTGGACGTCCCGGCGGCCTATGAGTCCACGATGGACAAAATCGGCGGCGGCCTCGAACGCGCGGTGCGTGGCAAGTCGTCCTAG
- a CDS encoding helix-turn-helix domain-containing protein, with the protein MAAASSTPLGEFLRAGRARLDPADAGLAGAGGNRRVAGLRREEVAVLAGVSADYYARLEQGRERNPSAQVLAAIGRALRLTADGKEHLYRLAGLNPRLGGASDRDAVHPSLLQLLEAFPASAAYVLSPSFDILATNTLASALLAPFEGMRNMVRVQFTHPAAKTVFVQWPTVVRDTVYALRLNAGRFPDDPEIAGLVEEMLEISEDFRKLWSDQLVGALTRAFKVFVHPEAGRVELTYQTFDVHDAPGQQLLAGTAEPGSRSAEALAFLASLHAGH; encoded by the coding sequence ATGGCCGCTGCCTCCTCCACACCGCTGGGCGAGTTCCTGCGCGCCGGCCGAGCCCGGCTCGACCCCGCCGACGCGGGGCTGGCCGGCGCGGGCGGCAACCGGCGGGTGGCCGGGTTGCGCCGGGAAGAGGTCGCGGTGCTGGCCGGGGTCAGCGCCGACTACTACGCCCGCCTGGAACAAGGCCGCGAACGCAACCCCTCGGCCCAGGTCCTCGCCGCGATCGGCCGGGCGCTGCGGCTGACCGCGGACGGCAAGGAGCACCTCTACCGCCTGGCCGGGCTCAACCCGCGCCTCGGCGGCGCGAGCGACCGGGACGCCGTGCACCCGTCGCTGCTGCAGCTGCTCGAGGCCTTCCCGGCGTCGGCGGCCTACGTGCTGAGCCCGAGCTTCGACATCCTGGCCACCAACACCCTCGCCTCGGCGCTGCTGGCGCCGTTCGAGGGCATGCGCAACATGGTCCGCGTCCAGTTCACCCACCCCGCGGCGAAAACGGTGTTCGTCCAGTGGCCGACCGTCGTCCGCGACACCGTGTACGCGCTGCGGCTCAACGCCGGGCGCTTCCCGGACGACCCGGAGATCGCCGGCCTGGTCGAGGAGATGCTGGAGATCTCCGAGGACTTCCGGAAGCTGTGGTCCGACCAGCTCGTCGGCGCGCTCACGCGGGCGTTCAAGGTGTTCGTGCACCCGGAGGCGGGCCGGGTCGAGCTGACCTACCAGACCTTCGACGTCCACGACGCGCCCGGCCAGCAGCTGCTGGCCGGCACGGCCGAGCCGGGCAGCCGCAGCGCCGAGGCCTTGGCCTTCCTCGCCTCCCTCCACGCCGGGCACTGA
- a CDS encoding helix-turn-helix transcriptional regulator produces the protein MIGTSSRLLRLLSLLSSRPSWTADELARRMEVTDRTVRRDIARLRELGYDVESDPGRWGGYRMRPGHHQIPLVLDDEESLAVTVALREAAQTGLLGDDQAVLSALLKLRQLLPARVATQLGAMDDVFEHTTRAGGLPLSPGLLAGLATACRRSERLRLSYRDAHGTGSTRMVDPHRLVFTGNRWYLVARDADRGAWRTFRADRVVRAEPTGQVVRVDDPPDAAKFVAETLTSGYPLYAVVRLHVPLDQAMRAVPPPQGVHRPDGPDATIVELGGTDVESLADRLVRLGLPLTVVSPAEVRDAVRRRALALAEHNS, from the coding sequence GTGATCGGTACCTCCTCACGCCTGTTGCGCCTGCTGTCGCTGCTCTCGTCCCGGCCGAGCTGGACCGCCGACGAGCTCGCCCGGCGGATGGAGGTCACCGACCGCACCGTGCGCCGCGACATCGCGCGCCTGCGCGAACTCGGCTACGACGTCGAGTCCGACCCGGGCCGGTGGGGTGGCTACCGGATGCGGCCCGGGCACCACCAGATCCCGCTCGTGCTCGACGACGAGGAGTCGCTCGCCGTCACCGTCGCCCTGCGGGAAGCGGCCCAGACCGGCTTGCTCGGTGACGACCAGGCCGTGCTGTCGGCCTTGCTCAAGCTGCGGCAGCTGCTGCCCGCCCGGGTGGCCACCCAGCTCGGGGCGATGGACGACGTGTTCGAACACACCACCCGCGCCGGCGGGCTGCCGCTGTCGCCCGGCCTGCTCGCCGGCCTGGCCACGGCGTGCCGCCGCAGCGAGCGCTTGCGACTGTCCTACCGGGACGCGCACGGAACCGGCAGCACGCGCATGGTGGACCCGCACCGGCTGGTGTTCACCGGGAACCGCTGGTACCTGGTGGCGCGCGACGCCGACCGCGGCGCGTGGCGCACCTTCCGGGCCGACCGCGTCGTCCGCGCCGAACCGACCGGTCAGGTCGTGCGCGTCGACGACCCACCGGACGCCGCGAAGTTCGTCGCCGAAACCCTCACCAGTGGCTACCCGCTCTACGCTGTCGTGCGCCTGCACGTCCCCCTGGATCAGGCGATGCGCGCGGTCCCGCCGCCCCAGGGCGTCCACCGGCCCGACGGCCCGGACGCCACGATCGTGGAGCTCGGCGGCACCGACGTCGAGTCCCTCGCCGATCGCCTGGTCCGGCTGGGCCTGCCGCTGACCGTCGTCTCTCCCGCCGAAGTCCGGGACGCGGTCCGCCGCCGCGCCCTCGCACTGGCGGAGCACAACAGCTGA
- a CDS encoding nuclear transport factor 2 family protein: MPNRDVVEKWIEKYVHAWTTSARKDIEALFTKTAEYHERPYETDWIGRDEIVEGWQGRDEWQKNGWTFDWEILMITGDTAAVRGRGTYAEFGAFDNLWTLTFASNGRVGTFRMWNNAAEE, from the coding sequence ATGCCGAACCGGGACGTGGTCGAGAAGTGGATCGAGAAGTACGTGCACGCCTGGACCACCAGCGCGCGCAAAGACATCGAAGCGCTCTTCACCAAAACAGCCGAGTACCACGAACGGCCGTACGAAACCGACTGGATCGGTCGCGACGAGATCGTCGAAGGCTGGCAAGGCCGCGACGAATGGCAGAAGAACGGCTGGACCTTCGACTGGGAGATCCTGATGATCACCGGCGACACCGCCGCGGTGCGCGGGCGCGGCACCTACGCCGAGTTCGGCGCGTTCGACAACCTCTGGACGCTGACCTTCGCGTCGAACGGCCGCGTCGGCACCTTCCGGATGTGGAACAACGCCGCCGAGGAGTGA
- a CDS encoding SDR family NAD(P)-dependent oxidoreductase: protein MTITFITGANRGIGYEAVRRLAGLGHQVLLGVRDPERGAKAAAELGARFVAIDVTDQASVEAAAADVLAHEGRIDVLVNNAGIAGPVITDIHDLTAADAERVMRTNYLGTLRTTRAFLPLLEKSAAPRIVNVSSSMGSFARSLDPATLEHANPLPFYQPSKSAINMLTLKYAEALPRFRVNIADPGPTATEINGYLGTQTVTEGSDAIIELATVAPDGPTGSYRDRDGVVPW from the coding sequence GTGACCATCACCTTCATCACCGGCGCCAACCGCGGCATCGGCTACGAAGCCGTCCGGCGGTTGGCCGGCCTCGGCCACCAGGTCCTGCTGGGCGTCCGTGACCCCGAACGCGGCGCGAAGGCCGCAGCCGAGCTGGGGGCCCGGTTCGTCGCCATCGACGTCACCGACCAGGCTTCGGTCGAGGCCGCGGCCGCCGACGTCCTCGCGCACGAAGGCCGGATCGACGTCCTGGTCAACAACGCCGGTATCGCCGGCCCGGTCATCACCGACATCCACGACCTCACGGCCGCGGACGCCGAGCGCGTCATGCGGACCAACTACCTCGGCACCCTCCGCACCACCCGCGCCTTTCTCCCGTTGCTGGAAAAGTCGGCCGCGCCGCGCATCGTCAACGTGTCCAGCAGCATGGGGTCGTTCGCCCGGTCGCTGGACCCGGCCACGCTGGAGCACGCGAACCCGCTGCCCTTCTACCAGCCGAGCAAGTCGGCGATCAACATGCTCACGCTGAAGTACGCCGAGGCGCTCCCGCGGTTCCGGGTCAACATCGCCGACCCGGGCCCGACCGCCACCGAGATCAACGGGTACCTGGGCACCCAGACCGTCACCGAAGGCTCCGACGCGATCATCGAGCTCGCCACGGTCGCCCCGGACGGACCGACCGGCAGCTACCGCGACC